From one Brachypodium distachyon strain Bd21 chromosome 4, Brachypodium_distachyon_v3.0, whole genome shotgun sequence genomic stretch:
- the LOC100826784 gene encoding dirigent protein 21: MLLALFLALAMAAHPAPASAASAHLHFYMHDVLTGASPTAVQVLNGPKGHFGDTIVIDDVLTASDSPSSALVGRAQGQYIWASRGNPELLVTMDVVLTSGAYAGSSVTVVGRDDIGAAVRELAVVGGTGQFRMARGYVLWKTVRLDHPNAVLELDVFVNP; encoded by the coding sequence ATGCTGCTCGCTCTGTTCCTGGCtctggccatggcggcgcacccggcgccggcatcggcggcatcggcGCACCTGCACTTCTACATGCACGACGTCCTAACCGGCGCATCCCCAACAGCAGTGCAAGTGCTGAACGGGCCCAAGGGCCACTTCGGCGACACGATCGTGATCGACGACGTTCTCACGGCCAGCGACTCGCCGTCATCGGCATTGGTGGGGCGCGCGCAGGGGCAGTACATCTGGGCGTCGAGGGGCAACCCGGAGCTGCTGGTCACCATGGACGTCGTGCTCACCTCCGGCGCCTACGCGGGCTCGTCGGTCACCGTGGTTGGCCGGGACGACATCGGCGCAGCGGTGAGGGAGCTTGCCGTGGTCGGCGGCACAGGACAGTTTAGGATGGCCAGAGGGTATGTGTTGTGGAAGACTGTAAGGCTTGATCACCCTAAtgccgtgcttgagctcgacgTGTTCGTCAACCCGTGA